From the Microbacterium thalassium genome, one window contains:
- a CDS encoding nucleobase:cation symporter-2 family protein, which translates to MTTTDDDKKAADAKAAKKAARRERANSNSVDSIPPFARLFPLGLQHVLALYAGAVAVPLIVGGALGYSSADLAFLISADLFIAGIATIVQSVGFWRFGVRLPLMQGVTFAAVGPMIAIGLEHGITTIFGSVIACGLFMILIAPFFSQLLRFFPPIVTGTVILIIGLSLMRVAAGWIMTGSSEEEPGAPPINVAFAFGTLLFIVLIERFAPAALARVSVLLGLVFGTIAALFVPGMVDWSGVGEAGWFAVVTPFHFGLPTFEIVSILSMLIVGIVIMTETTGDMIAVGEIVEKPVKRRQLADGLRADGLGTVLGGIFNTFPYTAFAQNVGLVSLTGVKSRYVATMAGAILIVLGLIPKVSALVEGVPRAVLGGAGIALFGMVAASGIRTLTKVKFDNRNVLIVALSVGIALLPTVTPTIYEQFPTWFQLIFDSGISAGAIVAILLNLLLNSHQLRDDPAISAHDAVRGPAAAALVHPDATGTGLIPTHAFDEDGKLVQVVPTAEAGEPEPPAKDS; encoded by the coding sequence ATGACGACCACCGACGACGACAAGAAGGCCGCCGACGCCAAGGCGGCGAAGAAGGCCGCGCGCCGCGAGCGGGCCAACAGCAACTCGGTCGACTCGATCCCGCCGTTCGCGCGACTGTTCCCCCTGGGGCTCCAGCACGTCCTCGCGCTGTACGCCGGAGCGGTCGCCGTGCCGCTCATCGTCGGCGGCGCGCTCGGGTACTCCTCGGCGGACCTCGCCTTCCTCATCAGCGCCGACCTGTTCATCGCCGGCATCGCGACGATCGTCCAGTCGGTCGGCTTCTGGCGGTTCGGCGTGCGGCTGCCGCTCATGCAGGGCGTCACGTTCGCCGCCGTCGGCCCGATGATCGCGATCGGGCTGGAGCACGGCATCACGACGATCTTCGGGTCGGTGATCGCGTGCGGCCTGTTCATGATCCTCATCGCGCCGTTCTTCTCGCAGCTGCTGCGCTTCTTCCCGCCGATCGTCACCGGAACCGTGATCCTCATCATCGGCCTCTCGCTGATGCGCGTCGCCGCCGGCTGGATCATGACCGGCTCGTCCGAGGAGGAGCCCGGCGCCCCGCCGATCAACGTCGCGTTCGCCTTCGGCACGCTGCTGTTCATCGTCCTCATCGAGCGGTTCGCGCCGGCGGCGCTCGCGCGCGTCTCGGTGCTGCTGGGCCTCGTGTTCGGCACGATCGCGGCGCTGTTCGTGCCCGGCATGGTCGACTGGTCGGGCGTCGGCGAGGCCGGCTGGTTCGCCGTGGTGACGCCCTTCCACTTCGGGCTGCCGACCTTCGAGATCGTCTCGATCCTGTCGATGCTCATCGTCGGCATCGTGATCATGACCGAGACCACCGGCGACATGATCGCGGTCGGCGAGATCGTCGAGAAGCCCGTCAAGCGGCGTCAGCTCGCCGACGGCCTGCGCGCCGACGGCCTGGGCACCGTGCTCGGCGGCATCTTCAACACCTTCCCGTACACCGCGTTCGCGCAGAACGTCGGGCTCGTCTCGCTCACCGGGGTGAAGTCCCGCTACGTCGCGACGATGGCGGGCGCCATCCTCATCGTCCTCGGGCTCATCCCGAAGGTCTCGGCGCTCGTCGAGGGCGTCCCGCGCGCCGTGCTCGGCGGTGCCGGCATCGCGCTGTTCGGCATGGTCGCCGCCTCCGGCATCCGCACGCTCACGAAGGTCAAGTTCGACAACCGCAACGTGCTCATCGTCGCCCTCTCGGTCGGCATCGCGCTGCTGCCGACGGTCACCCCGACGATCTACGAGCAGTTCCCGACGTGGTTCCAGCTCATCTTCGACTCGGGCATCTCGGCGGGTGCGATCGTCGCGATCCTGCTGAACCTGCTGCTGAATTCGCACCAGCTGCGCGACGACCCTGCGATCTCGGCGCACGACGCCGTGCGCGGTCCCGCCGCCGCGGCGCTCGTCCATCCCGACGCGACGGGCACGGGCCTGATCCCGACCCACGCCTTCGACGAGGACGGCAAGCTCGTGCAGGTCGTTCCGACGGCCGAGGCCGGCGAACCCGAGCCGCCCGCCAAGGACTCCTGA
- a CDS encoding adenine phosphoribosyltransferase has translation MQPADALTRAESLIGTIPDYPEPGILFRDITPLLADADAVRAVTDALIEPFAGRFDIVAGVEARGFLLAGAIAVAAGVGMMPIRKAGKLPRPAASVSYALEYGTATIEAHDDLTPGQRVLLVDDVLATGGTLIAAHELVAKLGGEVVGTAVLMELEALGGRAAVGDVHALFTA, from the coding sequence GTGCAGCCCGCAGACGCCCTCACCCGCGCCGAGTCGCTCATCGGGACGATCCCCGACTACCCCGAGCCGGGAATCCTGTTCCGTGACATCACGCCGCTGCTGGCCGACGCCGACGCCGTCCGGGCCGTCACCGACGCCCTGATCGAGCCGTTCGCCGGACGCTTCGACATCGTCGCGGGCGTCGAGGCGCGCGGGTTCCTGCTCGCCGGGGCGATCGCCGTGGCGGCGGGAGTCGGCATGATGCCGATCCGCAAGGCGGGCAAGCTCCCGCGGCCGGCGGCATCCGTCTCGTACGCCCTCGAATACGGCACCGCGACGATCGAGGCGCACGACGACCTGACGCCGGGGCAGCGCGTGCTGCTCGTCGACGACGTGCTCGCGACCGGCGGGACGCTCATCGCCGCGCACGAGCTGGTCGCGAAACTCGGGGGAGAGGTCGTCGGCACGGCGGTGCTCATGGAGCTCGAGGCGCTCGGCGGCCGCGCCGCCGTCGGCGACGTCCACGCCCTCTTCACCGCCTGA
- a CDS encoding DUF2126 domain-containing protein, with translation MSIKVALEHYTSYRFSQPVTVHPHLVRLRPAPHSRTPIEAYSLEVSPKNHFINWQQDPFGNWVARIVFPEKVSHLEITVGLVADMMVINPFDFFIEEYAEKFPFDYRPELKADLAPYMAPVDDSDEAGVWMSGLPELPEDGLATVQFLSQLNAAVHAAVAYDVRMEPGVQTPDETLSRAIGSCRDSAWLLVSLLRKYGLAARFVSGYLVQLAADQESLDGPSGPAEDFTDLHAWAEVYIPGAGWIGMDATSALFAGEGHIPLSATPHPSTAAPIEGSTGVAEVTFDFHNEVRRVHEDPRTTKPYTTQQWERIDALGEAVDERLRRGDVRLTMGGEPTFVALDDATAAEWNTAADGPHKRELANELAEKLRHAYAQGGAVHRGDGKWYPGEPLPRWNIALQWRTDGEALWHDPALFADPWSDEADDEAAEHAEALARAVTAVLGLPAEHLLPAYEDPLAALAAEVRQPMGPKPDADEIDAAEVAELDAAVTDPTGWVLPITTEEEWTSPAWRFRRGRLVLTPGTSAVGLRLPLDSVAWEEPEYTGEPSYVEVSGPLVPGIPPVTIADPTDSSRTALAIEARGGHVFVFLPPTTTLEAYADLLKVIETAAATAAVPVVLEGYGPPPDARLVQLVVTPDPGVIEVNVQPTSSWADQRDLTISLYDHARRSRLSTEKFDLDGLHTGTGGGNHITLGGPQPVDSPLLRRPDLLASLVTYWQRHPSLSYLFSGRFIGPTSQAPRFDEGRPEAVYEMEIALQELRRLQGDPDNAETDALPWLTDRALRHLLTDLTGNTHRAEFCIDKLYSPDSSRGRLGLLELRGFEMPPHPELALVQALLVRSLVAMFWEKPYTAPLVRWGTRLHEDFLLPQGATADINEVVADLRAHGIAFEETWLDPFTEFRFPRIGFTRIGAPGRGIEMELRQAIEPWHVLGEEATAGGTSRYVDSSVERIQVRVRGVDIDRHLVTCQGVPVPLTPTGHLGEYYAGVRYRAWQPWSALHPSIAVHAPLTFEVVDVHAETSLGGATYHVVHPGGRAYHHPPVNANEAEARRASRFESHGLTTGHFDVAAAREAGRRAATSDYPHTLDLRRVPPQ, from the coding sequence ATGTCCATCAAGGTCGCTCTCGAGCACTACACGAGCTATCGCTTCTCCCAGCCGGTGACGGTCCACCCGCACCTGGTGCGGCTGCGCCCCGCTCCGCACTCGCGCACGCCCATCGAGGCGTACTCGCTCGAGGTGAGCCCGAAGAACCACTTCATCAACTGGCAGCAGGACCCCTTCGGCAACTGGGTGGCCCGCATCGTCTTCCCCGAGAAGGTCAGCCACCTCGAGATCACCGTGGGCCTGGTCGCCGACATGATGGTGATCAACCCGTTCGACTTCTTCATCGAGGAGTACGCCGAGAAGTTCCCGTTCGACTACCGCCCCGAGCTCAAGGCCGACCTCGCGCCGTACATGGCCCCGGTCGACGACAGCGACGAGGCGGGCGTATGGATGTCGGGGCTGCCCGAGCTTCCCGAGGACGGCCTGGCGACGGTGCAGTTCCTGTCGCAGCTGAACGCCGCCGTGCACGCCGCCGTCGCGTACGACGTGCGCATGGAGCCGGGGGTGCAGACGCCCGACGAGACGCTCTCGCGCGCCATCGGCTCGTGCCGTGACTCGGCCTGGCTGCTGGTGAGCCTGCTGCGCAAGTACGGCCTGGCAGCCCGCTTCGTATCGGGGTACCTCGTGCAGCTCGCCGCCGATCAGGAGTCGCTCGACGGCCCGAGCGGACCGGCCGAGGACTTCACCGACCTGCACGCGTGGGCCGAGGTCTACATCCCCGGCGCCGGCTGGATCGGCATGGACGCCACCAGCGCGCTGTTCGCCGGCGAGGGGCACATCCCGCTGTCGGCGACCCCGCACCCGAGCACCGCGGCCCCGATCGAGGGGTCGACGGGGGTGGCCGAGGTGACCTTCGACTTCCACAACGAGGTGCGCCGGGTCCACGAGGACCCGCGCACCACGAAGCCGTACACGACGCAGCAGTGGGAGCGCATCGACGCGCTCGGCGAGGCCGTCGACGAGCGCCTGCGCCGCGGCGACGTGCGCCTCACGATGGGCGGCGAGCCGACCTTCGTCGCCCTCGACGACGCGACCGCGGCCGAGTGGAACACCGCCGCCGACGGGCCCCACAAGCGCGAGCTCGCGAACGAGCTGGCCGAGAAGCTGCGCCACGCGTACGCCCAGGGCGGCGCCGTGCACCGCGGCGACGGCAAGTGGTACCCGGGCGAGCCGCTGCCGCGCTGGAACATCGCGCTGCAGTGGCGCACCGACGGCGAGGCGCTGTGGCACGACCCCGCGCTGTTCGCCGACCCGTGGAGCGACGAGGCGGACGACGAGGCCGCCGAGCACGCCGAGGCGCTCGCGCGCGCCGTCACGGCGGTGCTGGGCCTGCCCGCCGAGCACCTGCTGCCGGCCTACGAGGACCCGCTGGCGGCGCTCGCCGCCGAGGTGCGTCAGCCGATGGGGCCGAAGCCGGATGCCGACGAGATCGACGCCGCCGAGGTGGCCGAACTCGACGCCGCCGTCACCGACCCGACCGGGTGGGTGCTGCCGATCACGACCGAGGAGGAGTGGACGAGCCCCGCGTGGCGGTTCCGCCGCGGCCGGCTGGTGCTGACCCCCGGCACGAGCGCCGTGGGCCTGCGCCTGCCGCTCGACTCGGTGGCGTGGGAGGAGCCGGAGTACACCGGCGAGCCCTCGTACGTCGAGGTGTCGGGACCCCTGGTCCCCGGCATCCCGCCCGTCACGATCGCCGACCCCACCGACTCGAGTCGCACGGCCCTGGCGATCGAGGCCCGGGGCGGCCACGTGTTCGTGTTCCTGCCGCCCACCACGACGCTCGAGGCGTACGCCGATCTGCTGAAGGTCATCGAGACGGCCGCGGCGACGGCCGCCGTCCCGGTGGTGCTCGAGGGCTACGGCCCGCCGCCGGACGCGCGGCTGGTGCAGCTCGTGGTGACCCCCGACCCCGGCGTCATCGAGGTCAACGTCCAGCCGACGTCGTCGTGGGCCGACCAGCGAGACCTCACGATCTCGCTGTACGACCACGCGCGCCGGAGCCGCCTGTCGACCGAGAAGTTCGACCTGGACGGCCTGCACACCGGCACCGGCGGCGGCAACCACATCACGCTCGGCGGGCCGCAGCCGGTGGACTCGCCGCTGCTGCGCCGGCCGGATCTGCTGGCGAGCCTCGTGACCTACTGGCAGCGGCATCCGAGCCTGTCCTACTTGTTCTCGGGACGCTTCATCGGCCCGACGAGCCAGGCGCCGCGCTTCGACGAGGGCCGCCCCGAGGCGGTCTACGAGATGGAGATCGCCCTTCAGGAGCTGCGCCGCCTGCAGGGAGACCCCGACAACGCCGAGACCGACGCGCTGCCGTGGCTCACCGACCGGGCCCTGCGGCACCTGCTGACCGACCTCACCGGCAACACCCACCGCGCCGAGTTCTGCATCGACAAGCTGTACAGCCCCGACTCCAGCCGCGGGCGCCTCGGCCTGCTGGAGCTGCGCGGCTTCGAGATGCCGCCGCACCCCGAGCTCGCGCTCGTGCAGGCGCTGCTGGTGCGCAGCCTCGTGGCGATGTTCTGGGAGAAGCCGTACACCGCGCCGCTCGTGCGCTGGGGCACGCGCCTGCACGAGGACTTCCTGCTGCCGCAGGGGGCGACCGCCGACATCAACGAGGTCGTCGCGGACCTGCGCGCCCACGGCATCGCGTTCGAGGAGACGTGGCTGGACCCCTTCACCGAGTTCCGCTTCCCGCGCATCGGCTTCACGCGCATCGGCGCGCCCGGGCGAGGCATCGAGATGGAGCTGCGCCAGGCCATCGAGCCGTGGCACGTGCTGGGCGAGGAGGCGACGGCGGGCGGAACGTCGCGGTACGTCGACTCGTCGGTCGAGCGGATCCAGGTGCGCGTGCGCGGTGTCGACATCGACCGGCACCTCGTGACGTGCCAGGGTGTACCTGTGCCCCTGACCCCGACCGGCCACCTCGGCGAGTACTACGCCGGAGTGCGCTACCGCGCGTGGCAGCCGTGGTCGGCGCTGCATCCGTCGATCGCCGTGCACGCGCCGCTGACCTTCGAGGTCGTCGACGTGCACGCCGAGACCAGTCTCGGCGGCGCGACCTACCACGTCGTGCACCCCGGCGGCCGGGCGTACCACCACCCGCCGGTGAACGCCAACGAGGCCGAGGCCCGTCGCGCGAGCCGGTTCGAGTCGCACGGGCTCACGACGGGGCACTTCGACGTCGCGGCCGCGCGCGAGGCCGGCCGCCGTGCCGCCACGAGCGACTACCCGCACACTCTGGATCTGCGCAGGGTCCCCCCGCAGTGA
- a CDS encoding glycoside hydrolase family 13 protein: protein MTETGIDAAPLAAAPGGQWWRTAVIYQIYPRSFADASGDGIGDLPGIAAHLDDLADLGVDAIWLSPFQRSPQKDAGYDVSDYCDVDPIFGTLADFDHMLAEAHGRGIRVIVDLVPNHSSDQHEWFQSALAAGPGSAERARYIFREGQGPGGDLPPNNWESVFGGPAWTRVVEADGTPGQWYLHLFDSTQPDFDWTNPEVHAEFRRILRFWLDRGVDGFRVDVAHGLVKAEGLPDYTPDPHAGSMGGEETGAPYWGQEGVHEIYREWHAVLAEYDGDRALCAEAWLPTPEQTALWVRHDEMHQAFNFAYLETEWDAEALRAVVTESLEAYGAVGAPSTWVLSNHDVVRHASRLALTAENPQGHGIGPDSPGKPIPEVGLRRARAATAVMLALPGSSYIFQGEELGLPEVIDIPGHARQDPTWFRTSGERYGRDGCRVPLPWTAGGTAYGFNATGASWLPQPAEWAVMARDVQSADPGSTLSLYRALLAARRAHGLGGGTLTWLTTPHPEVLAFRNDGITVVANTGEQPVPLPAGVVIAASGPLAGDELPADTTVWLTGA from the coding sequence ATGACCGAGACCGGAATCGACGCCGCACCGCTCGCCGCCGCACCCGGCGGACAGTGGTGGCGCACGGCCGTCATCTACCAGATCTACCCCCGCTCGTTCGCCGACGCCTCGGGCGACGGCATCGGCGACCTGCCCGGCATCGCCGCGCACCTCGACGACCTCGCCGACCTCGGCGTCGACGCGATCTGGCTGAGCCCGTTCCAGCGGTCGCCGCAGAAGGACGCCGGCTACGACGTGTCGGACTACTGCGACGTCGACCCGATCTTCGGCACCCTCGCCGACTTCGACCACATGCTGGCCGAGGCGCACGGCCGCGGCATCCGCGTCATCGTCGACCTCGTCCCCAACCACTCGTCCGACCAGCACGAATGGTTCCAGTCCGCGCTGGCGGCAGGACCCGGCAGCGCCGAGCGCGCCCGCTACATCTTCCGCGAGGGCCAGGGCCCGGGCGGCGACCTGCCGCCCAACAACTGGGAGTCGGTCTTCGGCGGCCCCGCCTGGACGCGCGTCGTCGAGGCCGACGGGACGCCCGGCCAGTGGTACCTGCACCTGTTCGATTCGACCCAGCCCGACTTCGACTGGACGAACCCCGAGGTTCACGCGGAGTTCCGCCGCATCCTGCGGTTCTGGCTCGACCGGGGCGTCGACGGCTTCCGCGTCGACGTCGCGCACGGCCTGGTCAAGGCCGAGGGCCTGCCCGACTACACCCCCGACCCGCACGCCGGCTCCATGGGCGGCGAGGAGACCGGTGCGCCGTACTGGGGTCAGGAGGGTGTGCACGAGATCTACCGCGAGTGGCACGCCGTGCTCGCCGAGTACGACGGCGACCGGGCGCTGTGCGCCGAGGCGTGGCTGCCCACGCCCGAGCAGACGGCGCTGTGGGTGCGGCACGACGAGATGCACCAGGCGTTCAACTTCGCCTACCTCGAGACCGAGTGGGACGCCGAGGCGCTGCGCGCCGTCGTCACCGAGTCGCTCGAGGCCTACGGCGCCGTCGGCGCGCCGAGCACGTGGGTGCTGTCGAACCACGACGTCGTGCGCCACGCGTCGCGTCTGGCGCTGACCGCCGAGAACCCGCAGGGTCACGGCATCGGACCGGACTCGCCCGGAAAGCCGATCCCCGAGGTCGGCCTGCGCCGCGCGCGGGCCGCGACCGCCGTGATGCTCGCGCTGCCCGGATCGTCCTACATCTTCCAGGGCGAGGAGCTCGGGCTTCCCGAGGTCATCGACATCCCCGGTCACGCGCGCCAGGACCCGACGTGGTTCCGCACCTCCGGCGAGCGCTACGGACGGGACGGATGCCGCGTGCCGCTGCCGTGGACCGCGGGCGGCACCGCCTACGGCTTCAACGCCACCGGCGCCTCGTGGCTGCCGCAGCCGGCCGAGTGGGCCGTGATGGCCCGCGACGTGCAGTCGGCCGACCCGGGCTCGACGCTGTCGCTGTACCGCGCGCTGCTGGCGGCGCGCCGTGCGCACGGCCTGGGCGGCGGGACCCTCACGTGGCTCACGACGCCGCACCCGGAGGTGCTCGCGTTCCGCAACGACGGGATCACCGTGGTGGCCAACACCGGCGAGCAGCCGGTTCCGCTGCCGGCGGGCGTCGTGATCGCGGCCAGCGGGCCGCTCGCCGGCGACGAACTGCCGGCCGACACGACGGTGTGGCTGACCGGAGCCTGA
- a CDS encoding aminotransferase class V-fold PLP-dependent enzyme, translating into MDIEQLREAPLVRRIRDSVIGDDQVVPGPYGPRRVTYADYTASGRALTFIEDFIRDEVLPRYANTHTESSGTGLQTTRLREDARDVIHRAVGGDDDTVVIFAGSGATGAIDKLVGMLGLRVPAALDDRYRLTEAIPASERPVVFIGPFEHHSNELPWRESIADLVTIPQDVDGHIDKTVLEAELVKHADRPLKIGSFSAASNVTGIVSDTHGISALLHAHGALSFWDFAAAAPYVDIEMYRNGDPGAALETGEYKDAVFLSPHKFIGGPSTPGVLVLRRDLARNRVPDVPGGGTVAYVNPTEHRYLDDIAHREEGGTPAIVESIRAGVVFGLKEAVGVETIRALEGDFLGRAVAAWEDEPAIQVLGNLDAERLSIVSFVIRTPTGRFLHHNFVVSLLNDLFGIQARGGCSCAGPYGHHLLGIDLDRSLEYDREISRGCEGIKPGWVRINFNYFISPAVFDYLVEAVRLVARDGWRMLPDYRFDPERGLWHHRRGPVEPPLRLSQVHFDEAGRLTFPHNDQRAPESALAGYLAEAQALFAVAAADLESGTTGLSDDFEHLRWFDLPAECLAP; encoded by the coding sequence GTGGACATCGAACAGCTGCGTGAGGCGCCGCTCGTGCGCCGCATCCGCGATTCCGTCATCGGCGACGATCAGGTCGTGCCGGGCCCGTACGGTCCCCGGCGCGTCACCTACGCCGACTACACGGCGTCGGGCCGTGCGCTGACGTTCATCGAGGACTTCATCCGCGACGAGGTCCTCCCCCGCTACGCCAACACGCACACCGAGTCCAGCGGCACGGGCCTGCAGACCACGCGTCTGCGCGAGGACGCCCGCGACGTCATCCACCGCGCCGTCGGCGGCGACGACGACACGGTCGTGATCTTCGCCGGCTCGGGGGCCACCGGCGCCATCGACAAGCTCGTCGGCATGCTGGGCCTGCGCGTGCCCGCGGCGCTCGACGACCGGTACCGGCTGACGGAGGCGATCCCGGCATCCGAGCGCCCTGTCGTGTTCATCGGGCCGTTCGAGCACCACTCCAACGAGCTGCCGTGGCGCGAGTCCATCGCCGACCTGGTCACGATCCCGCAGGACGTCGACGGCCACATCGACAAGACGGTGCTCGAGGCCGAGCTCGTCAAGCACGCGGACCGGCCGCTGAAGATCGGCTCGTTCTCGGCCGCGAGCAACGTCACCGGCATCGTCAGCGACACCCACGGCATCTCGGCGCTGCTGCACGCGCACGGCGCGCTGTCGTTCTGGGACTTCGCCGCCGCCGCGCCGTACGTCGACATCGAGATGTACCGCAACGGCGACCCGGGGGCGGCGCTGGAGACCGGCGAGTACAAGGACGCCGTCTTCCTCAGCCCGCACAAGTTCATCGGCGGGCCGAGCACGCCCGGCGTCCTGGTGCTCCGTCGCGACCTCGCGCGCAACCGCGTGCCCGACGTCCCCGGCGGCGGCACGGTCGCCTACGTCAACCCCACCGAGCACCGGTATCTCGACGACATCGCGCACCGCGAGGAGGGCGGCACGCCGGCGATCGTCGAGTCGATCCGCGCCGGTGTGGTCTTCGGGCTCAAGGAGGCCGTCGGGGTCGAGACGATCCGCGCGCTGGAGGGGGACTTCCTCGGGCGCGCGGTGGCCGCGTGGGAGGACGAGCCGGCGATCCAGGTCCTCGGCAACCTCGACGCCGAGCGCCTGTCGATCGTCTCATTCGTGATCCGCACGCCCACGGGGCGGTTCCTCCACCACAACTTCGTGGTGTCGCTGCTGAACGACCTGTTCGGCATCCAGGCGCGCGGCGGATGCTCGTGCGCCGGCCCCTACGGGCACCACCTGCTCGGCATCGACCTCGACCGGTCGCTCGAGTACGACCGCGAGATCTCACGCGGGTGCGAGGGCATCAAGCCCGGCTGGGTCCGCATCAACTTCAACTACTTCATCTCGCCGGCCGTCTTCGACTACCTCGTCGAGGCGGTGCGGCTCGTCGCGCGCGACGGCTGGCGGATGCTTCCGGACTACCGCTTCGACCCCGAGCGGGGCCTGTGGCACCACCGGCGCGGGCCGGTCGAGCCCCCGCTGCGGCTCTCGCAGGTGCACTTCGACGAGGCGGGGCGCCTCACCTTCCCCCACAACGACCAGCGCGCACCCGAGTCGGCGCTCGCGGGCTACCTCGCCGAGGCGCAGGCGCTGTTCGCCGTCGCCGCCGCCGACCTCGAGAGCGGCACGACGGGGCTGTCGGACGACTTCGAGCACCTGCGGTGGTTCGACCTGCCCGCGGAGTGCCTCGCGCCGTAG
- a CDS encoding LacI family DNA-binding transcriptional regulator, whose translation MVSIDEVARAAGVSTATVSRALSGRGNVSPATRARVDAAAASLGYVVSSSASSLASGRTRNIGVLVPFLDRWFFSTVLAGIADTLMRHGYDITLYSLTVGREQRSRIFQEFLRRRRVDGVIAISIELDADEIQRLRELDLPVVAIGGPTPGLTSLAMDDVALARLATEHLIALGHTAIAHIGGENEFDVDFHIPVRRRAGYEQALEEAGIAVDPALYEPGDFTIEGGFHAAKQLLGRPGPHPTAVFAASDEMAIGAMLAARELGYRVPEDLSVVGIDGHELGSFFRLTTVDQAPRAQGERAAAAILGELEESGTPAPQVGPAEQPFRLVVRGSTARPDGDPAAGRLRV comes from the coding sequence GTGGTCAGCATCGACGAGGTAGCCCGTGCGGCGGGCGTGTCGACGGCCACCGTGTCGCGCGCGCTGAGCGGGCGCGGCAATGTCTCGCCCGCGACGCGGGCGCGCGTGGACGCCGCGGCGGCCTCGCTCGGCTACGTCGTGTCGTCGTCGGCGTCGAGCCTGGCGTCGGGCCGCACGCGCAACATCGGCGTGCTCGTGCCGTTCCTCGACCGCTGGTTCTTCAGCACCGTGCTCGCCGGCATCGCCGACACGCTCATGCGTCACGGGTACGACATCACGCTGTACAGCCTCACCGTCGGCCGCGAACAGCGGAGCCGGATCTTCCAGGAGTTCCTGCGCCGCCGGCGCGTGGACGGCGTGATCGCGATCTCGATCGAGCTCGACGCAGACGAGATCCAGCGGCTGCGCGAACTCGACCTGCCGGTCGTCGCGATCGGCGGCCCCACCCCCGGGCTGACGTCGCTCGCCATGGACGATGTGGCGCTGGCACGGCTCGCGACCGAGCACCTGATCGCCCTCGGCCACACGGCGATCGCGCACATCGGCGGCGAGAACGAGTTCGACGTCGACTTCCACATCCCGGTGCGCCGCCGCGCGGGCTACGAGCAGGCGCTCGAAGAGGCCGGCATCGCGGTGGACCCGGCCCTGTACGAACCCGGCGACTTCACGATCGAGGGCGGGTTCCACGCCGCCAAGCAGCTGCTGGGCCGCCCCGGCCCCCATCCGACGGCCGTCTTCGCCGCGTCGGACGAGATGGCGATCGGCGCCATGCTCGCCGCGCGCGAACTCGGCTACCGCGTGCCCGAGGACCTGTCGGTCGTCGGCATCGACGGTCACGAACTCGGATCGTTCTTCCGGCTGACCACGGTCGACCAGGCGCCGCGCGCGCAGGGCGAGCGCGCCGCTGCCGCGATCCTCGGCGAACTCGAGGAGTCCGGCACTCCGGCGCCGCAGGTCGGCCCGGCCGAGCAGCCCTTCCGGCTCGTGGTCCGCGGTTCCACCGCCCGCCCGGACGGCGACCCCGCCGCGGGTAGGCTCAGAGTATGA